A region from the Rhizoctonia solani chromosome 13, complete sequence genome encodes:
- a CDS encoding CAAX prenyl protease 2 — MTYLAAFGRHASSFIGVTLLTSLAFQNLLHRRISAAERDRLTAHQTILESLVKRLREGEDLSKSEIVRLVRLARGGGEEGGGIENTPWKEVVFGKRLREVKEIEGKALEEWNTAIAQAEQPAKPRHPVPAPTPSNPTPLSHALAPAPKKPTFFARLDNKDKSRDDPSVIKTRLTAVTASTACSLLAVVAIVWKTEASLSPLTEELVFRSCIVGAAKLAGIGHKKIIFLTPLWFGLAHIHHGHEQYNRLGRTRKALQRTLVIATVQLGYTTLFGWYASFLFLRTGSVITPTLAHAFCNVMGMPTVQDDVRQHPNHKLLIWLTHAVGIVGFGFALGPWTRAAE; from the exons ATGACATACCTCGCGGCGTTCGGGCGACATGCCTCCAGTTTCATCGGTGTTACCCTGCTCACCTCACTTGCATTCCAAAATCTCCTCCACCGACGTATCAGTGCTGCAGAGCGAGATCGCCTTACCGCACATCAAACAATTCTCGAATCCTTAGTAAAGAGGCTTAGAGAAGGCGAAGATCTTAGCAAGAGTGAGATAGTGAGATTGGTCAGACTTGCAAGGGGTGGGGGGGAGGAAGGCGGAGGTATCGAAAATACCCCTTGGAAGGAAGTTGTATTTGGGAAACGACTGAGAGAGGTTAAGGAGATAGAAGGGAAAGCTTTAGAGGAATGGAATACAG CCATCGCCCAGGCCgagcaacctgcaaaacccCGACATCCGGTGCCAGCGCCTACACCATCAAATCCAACCCCTTTGAGTCATGCATTAGCCCCAGCACCGAAGAAGCCAACTTTCTT TGCTCGTCTAGACAACAAAGACAAGTCGCGCGATGATCCTTCGGTTATCAAAACACGTCTCACGGCTGTTACTGCGAGCACAGCCTGCAGTTTGCTCGCGGTGGTGGCCATCGTATGGAAGACAGAGGCGTCCCTG TCTCCATTGACCGAGGAACTGGTTTTTCGCTCCTGCATTGTGGGAGCCGCAAAGTTGGCGGGTATAGGGCACAAAAAGATCATTTTCTTGACCCCATTATGGTTTGGCCTGG CCCACATACATCACGGGCATGAACAGTACAATCGGCTTGGGAGGACTAGGAAGGCTCTGCAAAGGACTCTGGTCATAGCGA CTGTCCAACTCGGATATACGACATTGTTTGGGTGGTATGCATCTTTCTTGTTCCTCCGCACCG GCTCAGTGATCACGCCCACGCTTGCTCATGCGTTTTGTAACGTCATGGGTATGCCTACAGTACAAGACGATGTTCGCCAACACCCAAATCACAAACTTC TGATTTGGCTCACACATGCAGTTGGTATTGTGGGGTTCGGCTTTGCACTCGGACCATGGACACGTGCTGCTGAATGA